From a single Vitis vinifera cultivar Pinot Noir 40024 chromosome 18, ASM3070453v1 genomic region:
- the LOC132253172 gene encoding disease resistance protein RPP2B-like, with protein sequence MELLLRNLEILSFEGCKGPPLSTSWLLPRRSSNFNSFVLSPLSSLSSLKTLSLSACNISDGATLDSLGFLSSLEDLDLSENNFVTLPSNINRLPRLKMLGLENCKRLQALPELPTSIRSIMARNCTSLETISNQSFGSLLMTVRLKEHIYCPINRDGLLVPALSAVIFGSRIPDWIRYQSSGTEVKAELPPNWFNSNFLGLALCVVTVPRPGLVSLADFFGLFWRSCTLFYSTSNHASSSLGVYTCPNHLKGKVESDHLWLVYVLLPHFINGRIVYFIIIVQTE encoded by the exons ATGGAACTGCTATTGAGAAACCTTGAAATATTATCCTTTGAGGGATGTAAAGGACCACCACTATCTACTTCATGGTTGTTGCCAAGAAGAAGTTCAAATTTCAATAGTTTCGTATTGTCTCCTTTGTCAAGTTTAAGCTCCTTAAAAACTCTAAGCCTAAGTGCCTGCAATATATCAGATGGAGCAACTCTTGATAGTCTTGGCTTCTTATCTTCACTggaagatttagatttaagtgAGAACAACTTTGTTACTCTGCCTTCAAATATCAACCGACTTCCTCGCTTGAAAATGCTTGGGTTGGAAAATTGTAAAAGATTGCAAGCACTGCCAGAGCTTCCAACAAGCATACGTAGTATAATGGCTCGTAATTGCACATCATTGGAAACAATCTCAAATCAATCATTTGGCTCCCTACTAATGACTGTCAGATTGAAGGAACATATCTATTGCCCAATAAATCGG GATGGCCTTTTAGTTCCTGCACTCAGTGCAGTTATTTTTGGGAGTAGAATACCAGACTGGATAAGGTACCAGAGCTCAGGGACTGAAGTAAAAGCAGAGCTACCTCCAAATTGGTTTAATTCCAACTTCCTGGGTCTTGCTTTGTGTGTTGTCACTGTTCCCAGGCCGGGTCTTGTGTCACTTGCCgatttttttggtcttttttggAGATCATGTACCTTGTTCTATTCCACATCCAATCACGCTTCTTCCTCCTTAGGTGTTTACACTTGTCCAAATCATCTTAAGGGAAAGGTGGAGTCAGATCACTTGTGGCTGGTTTATGTACTGCTTCCCCACTTCATcaatgggagaattgt GTATTTTATCATCATCGTCCAGACAGAATAA
- the LOC100246498 gene encoding disease resistance protein RUN1: MADPSSSSSSSSSFQRSYDVFLSFRGEDTRKSFTAHLYKELRTKGINTFIDDDKLERGDVISSALVAALQNSKFSLIVLSENYASSGWCLEELVKILECMRTMGQRVLPIFYDVDPSHVRHHNGKFGEALAKHEENLRTMERVPIWRDALTQVANLSGWDSRNKHEPMLIKGIATYIWNKLFSRSSNYADQNLVGIESSIREIKSLLFTESLDVRMVGIWGMGGIGKTTLARAVYNQISHEFEACCFLENVSDYLEKQDFLSLQKKFLSQLLEDENLNIKGCISIKALLCSKKVLIVIDDVNNSKILEDLIGKHGWFGIGSRIIITTRNKQLLVTHGVNEVYEVEKLNDDNAVELFSRYAFKKAHPIDDYVELSQCIVVYAQGLPLALQVLGSFLFDKSKRQWESQLDKLKKIPKKEIQDVLRVGFDGLEDNERDIFLDIACFFQGHDKDYVMEILRSCGFFPDIGIRVLIEKSLISVVENKLMIHNLLQKMGWEIVREASPKEPGKHSRLWIHDDVNHVLTKNTGTKDVEGISLDLSSLKEINFTNEAFAPMNRLRLLKVYTLNFLMDSKREKCKVHFSQGFKFH; encoded by the exons ATGGCtgatccttcttcttcttcttcttcttcttcttctttccaaCGGAGCTATGACGTGTTCCTGAGCTTTAGAGGAGAAGACACCCGCAAAAGCTTCACTGCCCATCTCTATAAGGAGCTACGCACCAAAGGAATCAACACGTTCATTGACGATGACAAGCTTGAGAGGGGTGATGTCATATCTTCTGCGCTTGTTGCGGCTCTTCAAAACTCCAAGTTTTCTCTCATTGTTTTGTCAGAAAATTATGCATCTTCCGGGTGGTGTTTGGAGGAGCTGGTGAAGATTCTAGAGTGCATGAGAACCATGGGACAGAGGGTTCTCCCCATTTTCTACGATGTGGATCCCTCGCATGTAAGACATCACAACGGAAAATTTGGAGAAGCACTGGCTAAACATGAAGAAAATTTGAGAACTATGGAGAGGGTGCCGATTTGGAGGGATGCTCTCACTCAAGTTGCCAATTTATCCGGTTGGGATTCCAGGAATAA GCATGAGCCTATGCTTATCAAGGGAATTGCCACTTATATTTGGAATAAATTGTTTAGTAGATCCTCAAATTATGCTGATCAGAACCTAGTTGGAATAGAATCTAGCATACGAGAAATAAAATCCCTGCTATTTACCGAGTCTCTAGATGTTCGCATGGTGGGGATTTGGGGCATGGGAGGCATAGGTAAAACAACCCTTGCCAGAGCTGTTTATAACCAAATCTCTCATGAATTTGAAGCTTGCTGCTTTCTTGAAAATGTCAGTGATTATTTGGAAAAGCAAGATTTCCTTAGcttgcaaaagaaatttctttCTCAACTATTGGAAGATGAAAATCTAAATATAAAAGGATGCATCTCTATAAAGGCTTTGCTTTGTTCTAAAAAGGTTCTCATCGTCATTGATGATGTGaacaattcaaaaatattaGAAGACTTGATTGGGAAGCATGGTTGGTTTGGTATCGGAAGTAGAATCATCATAACAACAAGGAATAAGCAGTTGCTAGTTACACATGGGGTAAATGAAGTGTATGAggttgaaaaattaaatgatgatAATGCAGTTGAGCTCTTCAGTCGATATGCCTTTAAAAAAGCCCATCCTATAGATGATTATGTGGAGCTCTCTCAATGTATAGTGGTTTATGCTCAGGGCCTTCCATTAGCTCTTCAAGTTTTAGgttcatttttatttgataagaGCAAACGGCAATGGGAAAGTCAGTTggataaactaaaaaaaattcctaagaAGGAAATTCAAGATGTGCTTCGAGTAGGTTTTGATGGGTTGGAAGATAACGAGAGAGATATATTTTTGGACATCGCATGTTTCTTTCAAGGGCATGATAAAGATTATGTAATGGAAATATTAAGATCTTGTGGTTTCTTCCCTGATATTGGAATAAGAGTTCTCATTGAGAAGTCTCTTATATCTGTTGTTGAGAATAAATTGATGATACACAATTTGTTACAAAAAATGGGTTGGGAAATTGTTCGTGAAGCATCTCCTAAGGAACCTGGAAAACACAGCAGGTTGTGGATTCATGATGATGTAAATCATGTATTGACAAAAAATACG GGAACCAAAGACGTTGAAGGAATATCCCTTGACTTGTCCAGTTTGAAAGAGATAAATTTCACTAATGAAGCTTTTGCACCGATGAATAGGCTCAGATTGCTCAAAGTCTATACATTGAATTTTCTCATGGACTCCAAAAGAGAGAAGTGTAAAGTGCACTTTTCCCAAGGTTTTAAATTTCACTGA